Proteins co-encoded in one Gopherus evgoodei ecotype Sinaloan lineage chromosome 4, rGopEvg1_v1.p, whole genome shotgun sequence genomic window:
- the CNTF gene encoding ciliary neurotrophic factor, translating into MASSEQSPAPLQHRSLCSRVILLARKIRSDVASLLESYVERQGLDRTISLDSVDGVPAAAMEQGGELTVAERLDANLQAYRAFQVLLGEVLEEQRSHLTPLDTDFHASIQSVLLQVVALACQLGELLALLGHGRPAWEAASPEDPGHRSLFEMKLRGLKVLQELAHWTVRSVRDLRQVAKHSQGSGAAHGGQAQKE; encoded by the exons ATGGCTTCATCCGAGCAATCCCCTGCGCCCCTCCAACACCGTAGCCTCTGCAGCCGCGTCATCCTTCTGGCCAGGAAGATCCGTTCCGACGTGGCCAGCCTCCTGGAGTCCTAT GTggagaggcaggggctggacagGACCATCAGCCTGGACTCGGTGGATGGTGTGCCAGCTGCAGCCATGGAGCAAGGGGGCGAGCTGACAGTGGCCGAGCGGTTGGATGCCAACCTGCAGGCGTACCGGGCATTCCAGGTGCTGCTGGGCGAGGTCCTGGAAGAGCAGAGGTCTCACCTGACCCCACTGGACACGGACTTCCATGCCTCCATCCAGTCTGTCCTGCTGCAGGTGGTGGCCCTGGCCTGCCAGCTGGGTGAGCTGCTGGCGCTGCTGGGTCACGGCAGGCCAGCCTGGGAGGcagccagccccgaggatccaggCCATCGCAGCTTGTTCGAGATGAAGCTGCGGGGGCTGAAAGTGCTGCAGGAGCTGGCTCACTGGACTGTGCGGTCCGTGCGAGACCTGCGCCAGGTTGCCAAGCACAGCCAGGGCTCTGGCGCTGCCCACGGGGGCCAGGCCCAGAAGGAATGA
- the LOC115651058 gene encoding macrophage-expressed gene 1 protein-like: MVPWLWALLMAAGTGALEPGFQACKRALNVSVLEVLPGGGWDNLRNVEVGRVMSLNYSQCRTTEDGEYLLPDEVEVVPLRESRVEVNAELIENWLSYTDAFALSINAEVSFLGVLNGKFSSGCQETKTHNVYDQTVTTRVQVRHHIYSVKAQPAFTLHPSFRHELLAIGNQLENNQSQTAAYLAELLVLNYGTHVLTRLEAGASLIQEDQVKLTFLQDKVAEKASITASASATFFGKVNVGIGAAAQVQDELTKSYLENTVDSRIESRGSVPFYPGITLQKWQEGIPNHLVAIGKAGLPLPFFISPEALPELPAPTAKRVAAVVDKAIHLYYAINTHPGCVKADASNFNFQANVDDGSCLGASTNFTFGGVFQKCRGVSGLDGEEMCQPYRTQNPLTGGFSCPAGFTPIPLHSEDRTASKPQAECHEQCHSCWLFFSCCHKECGVRYYSTTVRFTAHWCAATGPVPQGSGFLFGGLYSAGEENPLTGAHTCPPYFYPLSLFDGLKVCVSDDYEMGTRFGLPFGGFFSCQAGNPLAGPLKGQSPGLLQDFFYQDSDTAYPMKCPQGYSQHKAYLSDGCQILYCLQAGSLFAQQLAPIKLPPFLRQPSPNASMSETILVLGEGSQAWVKLQGSGHWRSANVTDEREMAQLFQAQSSAGPTGGAVAGISVAVTLVLAAAIAGAIYGTWRYKNRGYQEVQSPSCLVEEQGSYGSTTMSLGTSSA; encoded by the coding sequence ATGGTGCCTTGGCTCTGGGCTCTGCTGATGGCAGCTGGGACGGGCGCCTTGGAGCCCGGCTTCCAAGCTTGCAAGAGGGCCCTGAACGTCAGcgtgctggaggtgctgccagGCGGGGGCTGGGACAACCTGCGCAATGTGGAGGTGGGGCGAGTGATGAGCCTCAACTACTCACAGTGCCGCACCACGGAGGACGGCGAGTACCTGCTGCCGGATGAGGTGGAGGTGGTGCCGCTCCGGGAGAGCAGAGTGGAGGTGAATGCTGAACTGATCGAGAACTGGCTTTCCTACACTGACGCCTTTGCCCTCTCCATCAATGCCGAGGTCTCCTTCCTGGGCGTCCTCAATGGAAAGTTCTCTTCTGGGTGCCAGGAGACCAAGACCCACAATGTTTACGACCAGACGGTCACCACCCGGGTGCAAGTGCGGCACCACATCTACTCGGTGAAGGCCCAGCCCGccttcaccctccaccccagcttcCGGCACGAGCTCCTGGCCATCGGCAACCAGCTGGAGAACAACCAGAGCCAGACGGCCGCATACCTCGCTGAGCTGCTAGTCCTGAACTATGGCACCCACGTCCTGACCAGGCTGGAGGCCGGAGCCAGCCTGATCCAGGAGGACCAGGTCAAACTGACCTTCCTGCAGGACAAGGTGGCCGAGAAGGCGAGCATCACCGCCTCAGCCTCTGCCACCTTCTTTGGCAAGGTCAACGTGGGGATTGGCGCCGCCGCGCAGGTCCAAGACGAGCTGACCAAGAGCTATCTGGAGAACACGGTGGACTCACGCATTGAGAGCCGGGGCAGCGTGCCCTTCTACCCAGGCATCACGCTCCAGAAGTGGCAGGAAGGTATCCCCAACCACCTGGTGGCCATCGGCAAGGCCggcctgcccctgcccttctTCATCAGCCCGGAGGCCCTGCCGGAGCTTCCAGCACCCACAGCCAAGAGGGTGGCAGCTGTGGTGGACAAAGCCATTCATCTTTATTACGCCATCAACACTCACCCGGGTTGCGTCAAGGCCGACGCCAGCAACTTCAACTTCCAGGCCAACGTGGATGACGGCTCATGCCTTGGGGCCAGCACCAACTTCACCTTCGGGGGTGTCTTCCAGAAATGTCGCGGGGTGTCAGGCCTGGATGGGGAGGAGATGTGCCAGCCGTACCGCACCCAGAACCCGCTGACGGGGGGCTTCTCCTGCCCAGCCGGCTTCACACCCATCCCGCTGCACAGCGAGGACCGCACGGCCAGCAAGCCACAAGCCGAGTGCCACGAGCAGTGCCACTCCTGCTGGCTCTTCTTCTCCTGCTGCCATAAGGAGTGCGGCGTCCGCTACTACTCCACCACCGTGCGCTTCACAGCCCACTGGTGTGCCGCCACTGGCCCTGTGCctcagggctcaggcttcctctTTGGGGGGCTGTACAGCGCCGGCGAGGAGAACCCGCTCACCGGGGCCCACACCTGCCCGCCCTACTTCTACCCACTCTCGCTCTTCGATGGGCTGAAGGTGTGCGTGAGCGACGACTACGAGATGGGCACCCGCTTTGGCCTGCCCTTCGGTGGCTTCTTCAGCTGCCAGGCTGGCAACCCCTTGGCCGGGCCCCTGAAgggacagagccctgggctcctccaggATTTCTTCTACCAGGACTCTGACACCGCCTACCCCATGAAGTGCCCCCAGGGGTACAGCCAGCACAAAGCCTATCTGAGTGATGGCTGCCAGATCCTCTATTGCCTTCAGGCTGGGAGCCTCTTTGCCCAGCAGCTGGCTCCCATCAAGCTCCCGCCCTTCCTTCGCCAGCCGTCCCCCAATGCCAGCATGTCCGAGACCATCCTGGTACTGGGGGAGGGCAGCCAGGCCTGGGTGAAGCTGCAGGGCAGTGGACACTGGCGGTCAGCCAATGTCACCGATGAGAGGGAGATGGCCCAGCTCTTCCAGGCTCAGTCCAGTGCGGGGCCCACGGGGGGCGCTGTGGCTGGCATCTCAGTGGCCGTGACGCTTGTCCTGGCAGCGGCTATCGCGGGGGCTATCTATGGCACCTGGAGGTACAAGAACAGGGGGTACCAGGAGGTACAGTCCCCCAGCTGTCTAGTGGAAGAACAAGGGAGCTACGGATCCACCACAATGTCTCTTGGGACAAGCTCAGCCTGA